Proteins encoded within one genomic window of Petrotoga miotherma DSM 10691:
- a CDS encoding type II secretion system F family protein, producing MKKLYKVEVEERSSNKRYECLLLLKNKEEIYALLSNLNIIVININVDNFYFNRKKFNTDQMISLVDNLYLLVNSGLTLFEAMEFLVFNEQVDKFIRGVISKGYFLVKKGLDYKTAFDFPEIDSYFRYTINISKTTLILRKNLSNLKNYYNNMKLSKSTAEKSLIYPLLILSSILVLLFLLNFWVIPQFSSLLGYDINLNLSTYMLISLLIFFFLGLITFWIGKENDIIWTKIPFLKFLYKNYILHEFTRNVNLLLKSGLTIYNALEIVLSNTNSQYISSTFLTAYLDIEKGKDLTEVFSKIKDVKEFSLTISVSKRKGNYKEVFDFLENYYYSSFKTASDKIMKMIEPVLIIFLSVIILSLAFEIYSNVYLGGIKFEMGGTF from the coding sequence ATGAAAAAACTTTACAAGGTGGAAGTAGAGGAAAGATCATCAAATAAAAGATACGAATGTCTATTACTTTTAAAAAATAAAGAAGAAATTTACGCTCTTCTGTCTAATCTCAATATCATAGTTATCAACATCAATGTTGATAACTTTTATTTCAACCGTAAAAAATTCAATACAGATCAAATGATCAGCCTTGTTGATAATCTGTACCTCCTTGTAAACTCAGGCTTGACGCTCTTCGAAGCTATGGAATTTTTAGTTTTCAACGAACAGGTTGATAAGTTCATAAGAGGTGTAATTTCCAAGGGCTACTTCTTAGTCAAAAAAGGATTAGACTACAAAACCGCATTTGATTTTCCAGAAATAGATAGCTACTTTAGATATACCATAAATATTTCAAAGACAACGCTAATTTTAAGAAAAAACTTATCCAATTTAAAAAATTATTATAACAACATGAAACTCTCCAAGTCTACCGCCGAAAAATCATTAATATATCCTCTCCTCATTCTTTCATCAATTTTGGTTTTGCTTTTTCTTCTAAATTTTTGGGTTATTCCACAGTTTTCTTCACTTTTAGGATACGACATTAATCTCAACTTATCAACTTACATGTTGATAAGTTTGTTGATATTTTTCTTCTTAGGGTTGATAACTTTCTGGATAGGCAAGGAGAACGACATTATTTGGACAAAGATTCCGTTTTTAAAATTCTTGTACAAGAACTACATACTTCATGAATTCACAAGGAACGTTAACTTACTTTTAAAAAGTGGTCTCACAATATACAACGCTTTAGAAATAGTTCTCTCGAATACAAATTCACAGTACATATCATCCACTTTCTTAACAGCCTATTTGGATATAGAAAAAGGGAAAGATCTTACCGAGGTTTTTTCAAAAATCAAAGATGTTAAAGAATTTTCTTTAACAATAAGCGTCTCAAAGAGGAAAGGGAATTATAAAGAGGTATTTGACTTTTTAGAAAACTATTATTATTCTTCTTTTAAAACCGCGTCGGATAAAATTATGAAAATGATCGAACCTGTGCTTATAATATTTTTATCTGTAATAATTTTGAGTTTGGCATTTGAAATTTATTCCAATGTCTACTTAGGGGGGATAAAATTTGAAATGGGTGGCACATTCTAA
- a CDS encoding patatin-like phospholipase family protein produces the protein MLAVALSGGGAKGAAHVGALLELEKMGIKFDIVVGTSIGALVGAGYAILGNSELLYEYALRLQKAPFIKKAPMSRKIPSILTCIGANLLPSTLPSFLYFYILKKVFKDITFEDLKIKFYCTAVKMESEDLVIFNEGPLFPALKASMAMPGAFRPVKINGSKYIDGGTLEKLPILTAKKVGADKIIALKLLSKKIKYEEIKNASQAFDRMDCIRENIYDNLTKKFANILIELPTEDFNTLDFTQTQALIDTGRKAVLEKKEEILEKIL, from the coding sequence TTGCTTGCTGTTGCCTTATCTGGAGGCGGGGCTAAAGGTGCTGCCCACGTTGGGGCACTTTTAGAACTTGAAAAAATGGGGATCAAATTTGATATCGTTGTTGGTACAAGTATTGGCGCACTCGTAGGTGCTGGTTATGCCATTTTAGGTAACTCCGAATTACTATATGAATATGCTTTAAGGTTACAAAAAGCTCCTTTTATAAAAAAAGCACCTATGTCGCGCAAAATACCTTCTATTTTGACGTGCATAGGTGCAAACTTACTACCATCGACTTTACCCTCTTTTCTTTATTTTTACATATTAAAAAAGGTATTTAAAGATATTACCTTTGAAGATTTGAAAATTAAATTCTATTGTACCGCCGTAAAAATGGAAAGTGAAGATTTAGTAATTTTCAATGAAGGACCTTTGTTCCCTGCTTTAAAGGCTAGTATGGCGATGCCTGGTGCATTCAGGCCCGTTAAAATAAACGGTAGCAAATACATAGATGGTGGAACATTGGAAAAGCTACCTATCCTAACGGCTAAAAAAGTTGGTGCGGATAAAATTATCGCCCTAAAACTCTTATCAAAGAAGATAAAATACGAGGAAATAAAAAATGCCTCCCAAGCTTTTGATAGGATGGATTGTATAAGAGAAAATATATACGATAATTTAACAAAAAAGTTTGCTAACATACTTATCGAATTGCCCACAGAAGATTTCAATACTTTAGATTTTACACAAACACAAGCCTTAATAGATACTGGGAGAAAAGCTGTTTTAGAAAAAAAGGAAGAAATCTTGGAGAAAATACTATGA
- the alaS gene encoding alanine--tRNA ligase: protein MKYFTSEEIRERFLYFFEKKGHKRLPSSSLIPNDPQLLFTVAGMVPFKPIFWGKVEPTYTRITTCQKCLRTNDIENVGRTPRHHTFFEMLGNFSFGDYFKKEAIKWAWEFLTEELELPAEKLWASVYETDDETFNIWKDDIKIPENKILRFGKEENWWGPAGPTGPCGPCSEIYFDTGYTENCPDQENCTPACDCGRFVEIWNIVFTEYYSDENGNLSPLPRKNIDTGAGFERICAVAQGKYDNFDSDLFKETIEEIQRIFGVKFRENKSKDVSIKVIADHSRAIAFLISEGIIPSNEGRGYVLRRLIRRAVRHGAFLGAKGPFLNSILETVIKKMGKFYPELIEKENLIKDISSMEEEKFFETMEKGMERLNNIIQNLNNEDTLPGKIAFELYDTYGFPLDLTKEILSEKGIEVDEKEFTELMNKQREMARAASGKVEYDTTKQIYKEIDKFLNPTEFIGYDKLSSTEEVQLILKGDSIVQQAQEDEEIELFFSKTPFYAERGGQVSDKGIIYNESFEAEVIHVKPIRNEIISHLVKIKKGSIKNGEKVFLKVDEKKRKATEKNHTATHLLHSALRKVIGEHIRQAGSYVAPERLRFDFTHYEPLSQDQIKQIEYLVNEQIQKAIPVNIYLKSLEEAKNMDVIALFEEKYGEVVRIVEIDDFSREFCGGTHVSNTGQIGLFKILEESSISSGVRRIEAITGFESLNYVIELESIITNLSKILDSSRDQIPDKIETILKTIKNQEKEIKQLQFQLATKNIERLAQTPQIIEGEKVVVAQLENLEKDVHANTADILLQKLGRGVVILFNKSNNDQVSLVVKVSKDISKKFHAGNIARKIASYLGGGGGGGPTFAQAGGKYANKVKEVIEHINDFMGA from the coding sequence ATGAAATATTTTACCTCTGAAGAAATCAGAGAAAGATTTTTGTATTTTTTTGAGAAAAAAGGGCATAAAAGGTTACCTAGTTCCTCCTTAATTCCCAACGATCCTCAATTGTTGTTTACGGTGGCTGGAATGGTCCCTTTTAAACCAATATTTTGGGGAAAAGTTGAACCAACGTATACGAGGATAACCACATGTCAAAAATGTTTAAGGACGAACGATATAGAAAATGTTGGAAGAACCCCCAGACATCATACCTTTTTTGAGATGTTGGGGAATTTTTCTTTTGGGGATTATTTCAAAAAAGAGGCTATAAAATGGGCTTGGGAATTTTTAACAGAAGAATTGGAACTTCCAGCCGAAAAATTATGGGCTTCTGTGTATGAAACCGATGACGAAACTTTTAATATTTGGAAAGACGACATCAAAATACCTGAAAATAAAATACTAAGATTCGGTAAAGAAGAAAACTGGTGGGGACCTGCAGGTCCAACCGGCCCATGTGGGCCATGTTCAGAAATATACTTTGATACAGGGTATACCGAAAACTGCCCTGATCAAGAAAACTGCACTCCTGCATGCGATTGTGGACGTTTTGTCGAGATTTGGAATATAGTTTTCACTGAATATTATTCCGATGAAAACGGAAACCTATCTCCTTTACCAAGAAAAAACATTGATACCGGGGCGGGTTTTGAAAGAATCTGCGCAGTGGCTCAAGGCAAATATGATAATTTTGACTCCGATCTATTCAAAGAAACAATAGAAGAAATACAACGAATCTTTGGTGTAAAGTTCAGAGAAAATAAAAGCAAAGATGTATCAATAAAAGTAATAGCTGATCATTCAAGGGCGATTGCCTTTCTAATATCTGAAGGAATTATACCATCAAATGAAGGAAGAGGCTACGTTTTAAGAAGATTAATAAGAAGGGCTGTACGACATGGAGCTTTTTTGGGTGCAAAAGGCCCATTTTTAAACAGTATTCTTGAAACAGTGATTAAAAAAATGGGAAAATTTTATCCTGAACTTATCGAAAAAGAAAATTTAATTAAAGATATTTCTTCTATGGAAGAAGAAAAGTTTTTTGAGACGATGGAAAAAGGGATGGAAAGATTAAACAACATAATTCAAAACTTAAACAACGAAGATACATTACCCGGAAAAATCGCCTTCGAACTTTACGATACATACGGATTTCCTTTGGATCTCACAAAAGAGATATTATCCGAAAAAGGGATAGAAGTTGATGAAAAAGAATTCACAGAACTGATGAACAAACAAAGAGAGATGGCAAGAGCAGCTTCGGGTAAAGTAGAATATGATACAACTAAACAAATTTACAAAGAAATCGATAAATTTTTGAATCCAACTGAATTTATTGGTTATGATAAACTAAGTTCAACCGAAGAAGTTCAGCTTATACTCAAAGGAGACAGTATTGTCCAACAAGCTCAAGAAGATGAAGAAATTGAACTATTTTTCTCTAAAACGCCTTTTTATGCAGAAAGGGGAGGGCAAGTCTCTGATAAGGGTATTATCTACAATGAATCATTCGAAGCTGAAGTTATACATGTTAAACCTATAAGAAATGAGATAATATCTCACCTAGTAAAAATAAAAAAAGGTAGTATAAAAAACGGAGAAAAAGTATTTCTAAAAGTTGATGAAAAAAAGAGAAAAGCGACAGAGAAAAACCACACAGCAACACATCTTTTGCATTCTGCACTAAGAAAAGTAATTGGAGAGCATATAAGGCAAGCTGGCTCATATGTGGCTCCGGAAAGATTAAGATTCGATTTCACACATTATGAGCCTTTGAGCCAAGATCAAATAAAGCAAATCGAATACCTTGTAAACGAACAAATACAAAAAGCTATCCCTGTTAACATATACCTAAAAAGCTTAGAAGAGGCAAAAAATATGGATGTTATAGCCTTATTTGAAGAAAAATACGGAGAAGTGGTAAGAATTGTGGAAATTGACGATTTCTCAAGAGAGTTCTGTGGTGGAACACATGTTTCGAATACAGGACAAATAGGTCTATTCAAAATTCTGGAAGAATCTTCCATTTCTTCAGGAGTTAGAAGAATAGAAGCTATTACTGGTTTTGAAAGTCTTAACTATGTTATAGAATTGGAAAGTATTATCACTAATTTATCTAAAATATTAGACTCATCAAGGGACCAGATACCAGATAAAATCGAAACCATCCTAAAAACTATCAAAAATCAGGAAAAAGAAATTAAACAACTTCAATTTCAACTAGCCACAAAAAATATAGAAAGATTAGCGCAAACCCCACAAATCATTGAAGGCGAAAAGGTGGTAGTAGCTCAATTAGAAAATTTGGAAAAAGACGTTCATGCCAATACAGCCGATATTCTACTTCAAAAGTTGGGTAGAGGCGTTGTGATCCTTTTCAACAAGAGTAACAACGATCAAGTAAGTTTGGTAGTTAAGGTATCCAAAGACATTTCTAAAAAATTCCATGCGGGAAACATTGCAAGAAAAATAGCCTCCTATTTAGGTGGCGGTGGAGGCGGTGGACCAACTTTTGCACAAGCCGGCGGAAAATATGCTAATAAGGTAAAAGAAGTGATAGAACATATAAATGATTTTATGGGGGCTTGA
- a CDS encoding prepilin-type N-terminal cleavage/methylation domain-containing protein, giving the protein MKNTKFKEGFTVVEVLIVLGIISILASIAIPSVTGLINQAKATKIVTEMQNVQVAVMNYGIYNPDLKGLEMEDLLSDGYLTSQPENIEIDSTNPLEIRIEYNGTTLSATELKKINNNILIDNDTAYLVVKY; this is encoded by the coding sequence ATGAAAAACACAAAATTTAAGGAAGGTTTCACAGTAGTTGAGGTTCTAATAGTATTGGGGATCATTTCGATCCTCGCAAGCATCGCCATCCCATCGGTTACAGGACTTATCAATCAAGCTAAAGCAACTAAAATAGTAACTGAAATGCAAAATGTTCAAGTCGCTGTAATGAACTATGGCATTTACAATCCCGATTTAAAAGGCTTAGAAATGGAAGATCTTCTGTCAGATGGCTATTTAACTTCTCAACCTGAAAATATAGAAATAGATTCGACTAACCCTTTAGAAATCAGAATCGAATACAATGGTACAACTCTTTCCGCAACAGAGCTAAAAAAGATTAACAACAACATACTTATCGATAATGATACTGCTTATTTAGTAGTTAAATATTAA
- a CDS encoding phosphatidate cytidylyltransferase, whose protein sequence is MNKKELWTRVLSGVIIGPIVVFSYLTYPTLLGLVTTIVMLASFELIELFTSDVKNDFIKLLLTFIVGTSSLIYGFSLEAEYRGILPFESEGIFFLAFVASVFSIMLLVKEITHTKRFIESSALSIIYVSFFLSNFYLIHLNYGAGMAILALTTVWAYDAGAYFFGLSFGKHKLSPHFSPKKSWEGLLGGIFFAFAYILIFDSIGIFFGSIQKITLLQTLIFALMVGFFDTIGDLTESIIKRYYNVKDSGEILPGHGGMLDRIDGLLIVTPMWYFLLRILWI, encoded by the coding sequence TTGAATAAAAAAGAACTCTGGACAAGAGTATTATCAGGGGTAATTATAGGACCCATAGTTGTCTTTTCTTATCTAACATATCCCACTCTTTTAGGATTGGTTACAACTATAGTGATGTTGGCATCCTTTGAACTGATTGAATTATTTACAAGCGATGTCAAAAACGATTTCATCAAGCTTTTGCTAACTTTTATTGTAGGAACATCTAGTCTTATATATGGGTTCTCTTTGGAGGCTGAATATAGAGGAATTTTACCTTTTGAAAGTGAAGGAATATTTTTCTTAGCTTTTGTAGCGTCTGTATTTTCGATCATGCTCTTAGTTAAAGAGATAACTCACACAAAAAGGTTTATAGAATCTTCTGCATTAAGTATTATCTACGTATCTTTTTTCCTTTCAAATTTTTATTTGATTCATTTGAACTATGGAGCAGGGATGGCGATTTTAGCATTAACCACGGTATGGGCTTATGATGCCGGTGCATATTTTTTCGGACTTAGTTTTGGTAAGCATAAACTTTCTCCACATTTTTCACCAAAAAAAAGTTGGGAGGGATTATTAGGTGGCATCTTTTTCGCTTTTGCTTATATACTTATATTTGATTCCATTGGGATTTTTTTTGGAAGTATTCAAAAAATAACTCTTTTGCAGACTCTTATCTTTGCGCTGATGGTGGGTTTCTTCGATACCATCGGTGATTTAACAGAATCAATTATTAAAAGGTATTATAATGTAAAAGACTCTGGAGAAATTCTACCAGGTCATGGGGGAATGCTCGACAGAATTGATGGTTTGTTGATCGTAACCCCAATGTGGTATTTTTTGTTGAGAATACTATGGATATAG
- the uppS gene encoding polyprenyl diphosphate synthase translates to MKLSKVPTHVGIIMDGNGRWATKSGHDRNYGHQKGAETALNVIEWSKEFGINYLTLYTFSEENWKRPQNEIEFLFDLFIRYFEDNLKRIIENGVNVRFLGRINKLPENLIKTCKEIEEISKHNKDFNLIFALNYSGRQEILDAVNKILEEKKITVTKEDIDNNLYLPNVPYPDLIIRTAGEQRLSNFLLWQSAYSELYFTETLWPDFSYDDYLNALLDYSKRERRFGGISSKFKDMEENF, encoded by the coding sequence ATGAAACTTTCGAAAGTGCCTACTCACGTGGGTATAATTATGGATGGAAACGGAAGATGGGCAACTAAAAGTGGACATGACAGGAACTATGGACATCAAAAGGGTGCTGAAACTGCCCTAAATGTTATTGAGTGGTCTAAAGAATTTGGAATTAATTATCTTACCTTATACACCTTTTCAGAAGAAAATTGGAAGAGACCACAAAATGAGATAGAATTTTTGTTTGATTTATTCATAAGATACTTTGAAGATAACCTTAAACGAATCATAGAAAACGGGGTAAATGTAAGATTTTTGGGAAGAATCAATAAACTACCAGAAAATCTTATAAAGACTTGTAAAGAAATCGAGGAGATAAGTAAACATAACAAAGATTTCAATTTGATCTTTGCCTTGAATTACAGTGGAAGGCAAGAGATTTTAGATGCAGTAAACAAAATCTTGGAAGAAAAGAAGATAACGGTAACAAAAGAAGATATTGACAACAACCTTTATTTACCGAATGTTCCTTATCCTGATTTAATAATAAGAACCGCAGGTGAACAAAGATTAAGTAACTTTTTACTTTGGCAATCTGCTTATTCGGAGCTGTATTTTACAGAAACTCTATGGCCCGATTTTTCTTATGATGATTATCTCAACGCCCTTTTAGATTATTCTAAAAGAGAAAGACGATTTGGTGGTATAAGCAGTAAGTTTAAAGATATGGAGGAAAACTTTTGA
- the frr gene encoding ribosome recycling factor, protein MAKKSSYAKEAEEKMKKTIEHFEDELKKVRTGRPTTAIFEDIKVDYYGVPTPINQVATLSVGEERTVVITPWDKKMLEPIEKAINASNFGFHAINDGNVVRVSFPNPTIEERRKLVKAVKEMLEETKVALRNIRRDDIKKIKEIKNEGSLSEDEAKKMEEEIQEILKEKEEEAEKIFQKKEKEIMES, encoded by the coding sequence ATGGCAAAGAAAAGTTCTTATGCGAAAGAAGCAGAAGAAAAAATGAAAAAAACCATTGAACATTTCGAAGATGAATTGAAAAAAGTAAGAACTGGAAGACCTACTACCGCTATTTTTGAGGATATAAAAGTTGATTACTATGGGGTGCCAACTCCTATTAACCAGGTCGCAACTTTAAGTGTTGGAGAAGAAAGAACCGTTGTGATCACTCCATGGGATAAAAAGATGCTGGAACCTATAGAAAAAGCGATAAATGCTTCTAATTTTGGCTTTCACGCTATAAATGATGGTAACGTAGTGAGGGTATCTTTTCCAAATCCCACTATCGAAGAAAGAAGAAAATTAGTAAAAGCGGTAAAAGAAATGCTGGAAGAAACAAAAGTAGCTTTAAGGAACATTAGAAGAGACGATATAAAAAAGATTAAAGAAATAAAGAACGAGGGCTCATTAAGTGAGGATGAAGCAAAAAAAATGGAGGAAGAAATCCAAGAGATTTTGAAAGAAAAAGAAGAAGAAGCAGAAAAAATATTCCAAAAGAAAGAAAAAGAGATTATGGAGTCATAA